From the Carnobacterium maltaromaticum DSM 20342 genome, the window GAAAAAGTTACTATGTATAATGCGGGTCAAATGCTAAATGAATTAGGAACAACTACCTGGACGGATCCTGAAACACTTCAAGAAAAAAATGCGTTGGATGAATACTTTAAGGCCTTGCCACAAGGTAATCTAGCAAAAACGCAATACGGAACAACAAGTTTCGCTGGTGAAAAAGCAAAAGGAAGTATTTTGGCAACAGCGAACGAAGGATTAAATATTTTCCAATTTGAAACATTAGGAAAAATGACATCAACGAACAGTTTTGATTTAAAATCAGTAGGATTTCCAAAAACGTTAAAATTAAAATTTGATAAAAGTACGTTGAACAAACGAATGACGGTGAAATTTTTCAGTGCGAAGAAAAATAAAGTATTGGCAGTGGAATCCATTAAACCCAATTTACTAGGCTTAGTAAATTTAAATTTTAATTGTGATCTTGAAACAGGAGATACTGTTCGGATTACTTATAAAAATAATGGAGCGAAACAAGAAGCTGTTTATCAGGTAAATCGAGTAAAAAATCAAGAAATAGGAGATTGGCAACGTAAGGTAGATATTCGCTTAGTTGCAAGTACCATTGATGTTCTTGAAAAAGTTGAAATGGACTACTCAGAAAAACCAATTGCAGTATTTATGATTACGCCGGATTTTGATGAGTCGATGCACGTTATCGCAAGTATTTTCGTTAAACAATTGTATACAACACTAGCACAGAATGCATCAATTACAAGAGGGAAAAAATGCTTTAGACGTGTACAGTTTATTTTAGATGAGTTTGGAAATATGCCTGCAATTGAAGCTATGGACAAAATTATGACCGTTTGCTTGGGAAGAAATATTCTCTTTAATATAATTGTACAAAGTTATAGTCAGTTAAAAGGAGTTTACGGAGAGACTGCAGCAGACACAATTAAAGAAAACTGCCAAAATCATATTTACATTATGAGCGGAAACAGTGACACAATAGAAGAAATTTCCAAGAAGGTCGGTAACCGAACGGTTGACACCGAAACGTCAAACGTGAAACAAATGGAAATTGAAAACAGCAAGAATTTACAAGCAAATGAAGAACGTATCTTAACACCGGAACGATTAGGGACCTTAATTGAAGGGGAAACGGTCGTCATCCGGAACTTACACAGGCAAGATGTGTTAAGAAGAAAAATTAGACCATTTCCAATTTTTAACACAAAAGAAACATCGATGCCTTACAGATGGGAATTTTTATCTGAAGACTTTGACACAGAAAAAGACATCAACTCCTTTGACATTCCTTCAGAGCATACGTATTTAGATTTGGGTGAATTGTCTATTAATTTTGAAGAATGGCTTACTGAAGATGGTGTAGAGATTGAAATTCAAGAAGAAGTCCGGAAAGAACAAACGCAGCACAGACAATTTTCAGAAATTAAAACTGGTATTCTCAGCATATTAAATGCGGAAGCTGCACCTGGAGAAACGATTAAAGCATTTATGCAAGCTATCGATCAAGAAAATATCAATGAACTCAAAAAACAGGCCAGTAATATTAACAATCCTGATGTACGAAATCGAATCCTTGCTTATATAGAAGAATTAATCAAGATTGTTAAAGCAGCAGCTTAATTCAATTAAAACATTTGTTTATATGTACTATATATGGTACTCTTAAATAAATGAATAAGTTGAAGGAGGTTTTATCTATGCAAGCTACAAATTTTAGTGACTTCAGAAAAGATATGAAAAAGTATTTAGATAGAGTTACCTATGATTTTGACACGGTGATTGTAACGAGAAAAGATAATGCTAATGTGGTCGTTATTTCTGAAAAAGAATACAATAATTTGATGGAAAATCAACACGTATTAGGAAGTAGAACAAATAGAGAATGGCTTGAAGCCTCAAGAGAACAACTTGAAAAAGGGAAGTTTGTGGAACACGAGCTATTAGGTACGGAAGATGATTAAACGTTTTTCAGATAATGCCTGGGAAGACTATCTTTACTGGCAAACACAAGATAAAAAAACATTAAAAAGAATCAACAAATTAATTAAAGATATAGAACGTACTCCTTTTGAGGGGATGGGAAAACCAGAACCACTAAGATTTAATTGGGCTGGCTATTGGTCTAGAAGAATTAACGATGTTGATAGAATTATTTATTCAATTGAGGAAGATACAATTAACATTCTTGGATGTAAAGGTCATTACGATTAACTAGATGGAGAGAGAGGGGAACAAATGAAAAAGAAAGTAGTTGTCTTACTGGCAGTATTTAGTTTGTTGCTAGTAATTGTTGGATGTGGGAAAAGTGAAGCAGTAAAAGAAAAGAAAGAAGCTAGTGATGACATATTTGCTAGTGGATCAACTTTTTATACTAGTAGGGATGAAGAATCGACAGAGGATTTTAAAGTAGCGTTGAATGAAAAAAATGAGCTTAAAGTGATTACTTTAAAAAATAGTCAAGAAACCCTTGTTCCATATGAAACTGAGAAGCAAGAAAATGGATATTTAATATATCAATTTAATGGAAATCAAATTGACGGAAGTCATATTTTTGAAAAAGGAGAGCCAGGCACTATCGATGATTCAGACACTTACATTGTGAAATTTGATGAATTTTATTACTTTATTTCACCAATCACAGTAGAAAACGAAAATATTGATTTAAAAGATGCTGAAACAGTTAAGAAACGAAGCTATACAATGATGAGAGAACAAAAATAAGGAACTAGATAAAATGTAAAGCGTTAGGATATCCATTATCCTAGCGCTTTTTTTGTACAGAAAGGAGATCCAATGAATTCAATATTATACACGGTGCTAGCTTCAGAAAGTAGTAAAGAAGCCCTTGAATTTTTAGAAAGATTTAAAGATTGGATTGATCATGCGGACGTAGTGATGTTTATTGTGAGAGCGGTCCAATGGGGATTTGTTAAATTTTTATTCACATTCGCTTCTATGGCTGAAAAAAGTGTAGATAACATATTAACATTAGGTGGATTTTTAAACTATGGTCCAATTGCTACAATATACAATTCAATGAAGCTAATTGCATTAGCTATAATTATTGTAATGGTAGCTATTATGGGGCTTAAAACAATGTTTAACATGGGCCCGAAGTTAAAAGAAACTACCATTCGGATGGTAATAATAGGGTGTTTAATGGTCGAATTACCAGCATTGATGACGATGAGTTTGGATATTTCAAAGTCTTTTTTTGAAGAAAGTAAATCTGCTGGTTCAACAACAGTAACTAATAACTCTTTATCCTTTTCTATTATAAAAGAAAATACTGCCGATTTAGCTTTTGCTGCAATGGGAGATTTTGCAGTGTTAGAACAAGGAAATACTATTATTGATGCACCAGGTCAATCAGGTACAGTTGTTCCTGAAAAAAATATGTTGACTGAAGAAATGTTTGGTATGGTTAGTATGGTGGATGTCATTACACCAACGGATGCTGATAAACTTGCCAAGGCAAGTCCAAGAGCTAAATATCTAGGTTATAAAATGAGTTTTGATTACAACGGAGTACAAGAGGCGGTAAAAATTGAAAATGGATTTTTCGACATGTTTAAAGAAGGAGTCTTTAGATTTCCTGCTAACTTTGCAACAATAAATATAGGGCTAATAACGTTAGGATTCGCATACGTTATGGCCCTTTTTGTTTTGGTTCAAAATTTTATTGAATTAGCGTTCAAGAAAATTTTGTTCCCAATCGTTGCAGCCTCAGATATTGAAACAGGACAACGAACTAAAAAATTTGTAGAAGATATTTCGCAATCCTTTTTAGCAATTATGTTAACTGGATTAAGTTTAAGAGTATTTACAATCTACTATGGTTACATTAGTACGTTGGGGTTAAATTGGTTCCTATTCTCTATTGCAAGCTTTGTAGGGGCTATGGTTTGTATGAATGGTACAAATACAATAGCGAAGCACTTTGGCGTGGACGTAGGCGTTAAAGATGGTCTTAAAGGCATGTTAATGATGATGGCAGCTGGTAAATTAACAAAAGATGCTGTTACTGGAGCTGGAAAAGGTGCTAAAAATCTTGCTGGAAAAGGAATTGAAGCTACTGAAGCTGGATTTGAAAAAGCTAAAAAATCAGTTAATGATGCAAAAACAGGCGTGGATAAAGGAGCTAAGAAGCTTGGAAGTGAAATGGCTCAATTTGAAGAACGTGGATTATCAGGATATGCAACAGATAAAAAAGAGGCTATGAAGCAAGCCGCAACTGATAAAAAAGAAGAAGCACAAGAAAAAGCACTTGAAACAGTAGGGAAAATTGCCAAACCAGTTAAAGATATTAAAGACAATTTCCAAAAAGGGCAAGAAGATGGAATTGTTAAAAGCGTTCAAAAAAATACAGCAGATAATAAAGCTGAAAAAGAAGATCAAAGTAAATCAGCAAGAGAAGCAGAGGTTGCTAATAAAGGTCGTTTAGCAGTAAATAATGAGGCTGATGGTGAAGTTAGTAAAACTGGCGTTCCAAGTGGACCAATTAAAAATAAAGATCATTTGGATCCAAATGCAGTTAAAGAGGCTAAAGGTGAAGAAAAATCAATTTCTACAACTGTTCCAGTGAAACAAGACAATAGTCAGAAAATAAAAGAGGCTATGAACTCAGGATCGTTGAACAAAGATGTAGAAAAAGACAATCCAACACTTTCAACATCGACTAAACCTAATACTGATGAAAATCAAGCTACGCCAAGATCATTAGATGGAATCAAAACTGAAGGAGTTGCAAAAGTTGAAGGAGCTGTTAAAGCTGAAGGCGAATTAAAAGGCCAAGGCACAGTAGAAAAATCTCTTACAACTAACCCAACAAATGCAACAACACCAACTAAAATAGATGCTGATGTTAAAACAAGTGTACAAGGTAATGGCAGTGCGGGGTCTGTTAACTTGAATTTTGAAGAAACCAAACAACAACAATTTAATAGTACGTCTTCAAATGCAGCAACCGTGAACCAAACCATGAATCAAAATGAAACAAGAAATGTCACTGAAAATATGCAAGCAACTACAAACGTTGCAAATAATCAAACGAATCAAGTAACAAAAAATAAAAATAATCAATTGAATTCAAATGTGGCCGTCCACGGAAGTGGAGCGAGTAATCTAAAACCAAGATCTAATAGTCTAAAAGGTCATGGTAATTTTGAAGTGAATTTTGATAATCTATTTGATAAAGAACCGTCTGAATAATAAAAATAAACAAAGGAGCGAGTTAAAAAATGGAAAATTACAATAATTTAAGAATTCCAAGAAATATTAAGGCGCAAATCAAATTGTACATGTTTTTTTTCGTAGACATTATGATTGTAGTTGGATTCGTGTTACTTGGATACTATGCTCAACAAATTGTTCAATTCACAGCGCCAGTATTTGGGTTGATGATGGCAACAAATTTAATTTTTGGGATTTATTTGTGTATGAAACCAGCTGCTTGTCCGGATAAAAGAAATTTCCAAGTGATTTTACAACTATTGGTTATGGATACGAGAAAATATATTACACAGCACTACTCTTCTAAAGAGTAGTGTTTTTAGTTTAATTAAAGGGGGAAACAGTGTTGAACTTGTTAAGAAAGATAGGAGTCATTATATTTGTGAAAACAGGGCTATATACTCTTTTGTTGATTTCTTATGTTGTACTAGGGAAAGAATACACGAAACAAATGATTTTAGAGATGAAAGCTATGGAAGTTGAGGCTGAAAATTATTTAAATGGGAGACAAAATGTATCAAAAACTTTTGGAAGATAACCAAAAAGTAATAGAGAAGGAGGATGAAAATGATTAAAGTGAAAGATAAAAAACAAAAAAAAGGTGAAAAAAGTGCTCTATCCAAAAAAGGTTTAACATCAATGATAGAAGTATTCCCTTATAAACGCATGGAGGACGGTTTTGTAGTAGACATTGAAGAAAAGTACCAGGCATATTTAAAAATCGGTACACGCAACGTCTACGCCCTTAGTGGGTCAGAGCAACAAACAGTTATGGATCACTTTACCACACTTGTTCGATTGTATCCGGAAGATATAAGCATCATATCGCTGATGTTTCCAGCTGGAACAGAAAGCCAGCAAGTTTTTTGGAGAAGACATCTGTTGCAAGCGAGAAGACGGAAAAATAGAGCACAAATTCAAGCATGCCAAGAGCAGCTGGGAAGAATGCTTTGGATCGAGCAAAATTTATCCAATCTTGATTTTTACTTGATTGTATATGGAGATAGTAAAAAAGAATTAATTGAAAAAGTTAGAGATATCAAGCGCAATGGTGGAATGAATCTAAATATTACAGATACAGAACCCGAAATAGTCGAGCGTATATTATTTAAACTAAATAATATGAATACAGATATATAGAAGGGGAGGCTATGGAAAAAAGAAATAATCTAGGACTAAAAGAATAAAAAGATACAGTAGAAAATAAAAGAATAAATAAGAAAAGGTGAAATGAATGAACTCGAAACAATTAGCTGAACTAGAGAGAAATAATTATGATTTAGAATTTATTGAGCGGATTCAACCGCAAGGTGGAATTCGTTTTAAAGAACGACATATAGAAGCTGGTGATGGTTATTATGCTGCTGTACATGTGTATCGGTTTCCACGAAATGTGCCACCATTTTGGTTGACTCATTTAACAGATAATTCAAAGTCTATAACGTCAATTGATATTGCAACAGCCAATAAAGAAGAAGTCTTGTCAGCTGTAAATAAAACACTTGGTGAATTTGAAGAACGAACGACAAGTGAAAGAAAATATACAGATAGAAATGATGCGATGGATGAATTTCAACAACTATCAAATTTTGCAAGCCAAGTAACACAAGGCGGCGAGATTATTAAAATCATGCAAATACGTATATTTTTAAGTGCAGATACATTAGAAGAATTGGAAAAAGACATTTCTGAACTGCGAAAAAAACTAAATGGTTTAGATTATAAAGCGACACCGTGCCTTTTCGAACAAAAAGAGGAATGGTTGTCGCTTTTTACATCCTATTCAAAGCAACAAAAAAATAGTATCAGTAAAAGACCTGGTATTGAAATTCCTTCGTTGGCGGTAGGAGGTGGTTATCCATTTAACCATCAATTCTTAATGGATCCGTGGGGTGGTCATATTGGAACAACTAGTACAAATGGTCCTTTTGTTTTTGATCCATACATTATTACTGAAGACCGAGCTTCATTCTCAGCAATGGTGCTTGGAATGATGGGTTTTGGGAAATCAACCTTCTTAAAAATGATAGAAGACATGCTAGTTGGAAGAAATACAATTATTCGAGGAATCGAAAAAAACGGAGATTGGTACAATTTAGTACAAGGTCAAGACGGAAAAATCATTGATTTAGCTGGTGGTCATGGGATTGTTAATCCTTTGGAAGTTTTTGCGACTGTTACAGATAAAACGGCCCGTTTTATTGATGAATTAGGAAGCTATCAACAGAATAAAGCGAAGCTAACAGCGCAAATTCGATTTTTAAATCCAGATATGCGTGCCATCGATGTTTTAGATTTAGGAAAACTAGTGGATCAATTTTATATTAAAAAAGGCATGTTAGAAGAAGAGTTCATGAAAAATAGAGATAAAATTAAAATTACGGGCCTTCCACACACAGCCTATCCTATTATGAGTGAATTAGCGGAATTCATTAATGAACAACTAAAAACAGATCACTACCAAAGTGTAACACCACGAAAAAAAGAGGAACTTGAAAATATTCAAACCGTAATTAATGCAATGGCTTATGAATACAGCGCATTGTTTGATGGTCATACATCACTAGAAAATTTTGATGATGAACAAATTGTGTTTTATGACATCGATGGAATTAGTACACTAAGTCCTGAAATATTCCATTGCCAACTATTTACATCATTATCCATTACTTGGAGCCAGGCAATGAAAAATGGTCGTAAAATGAAAAATTTATTATTTGAGAAAAAAATAGCACCTGAAGATGTTACGTATTTCATATTTTTACTAGACGAATGTCAGAATATCATCAATACAAATAATATGTTTGCGGTTGATTATATTGTGAAATTCATAAAAGAAATGAGAAAGTTTTCGGCTGCTGTGTACTTTGCGACACAATCGCCACAAGAAATACTTCCTGAAGGAGCTAGCTCTACTGATGTGTCAAAAATAAAACAGGTCTTTGAATTGTGTTCGAATAAGTTTTATTTAAACCTTGATGATTCTGTTATGGAACGAATGAAACAAGTATTAGGTAATTCATTAACACAATCAGAATATGATTCATTACCTAGATTAAAAAAAGGTCAAGTATTTGCGAACTTAGGTGGAAAGTTGAAATATACAGTCGATGTGGATCCAACTGAAGAACAATTAGAGAGATTCGCTGGAGGACATTAAAAAAAGGAATGAGGGTGAACAGTGAAAAAAATCAATTCAATTATCCGGATACTTCAAGGAAAAGGAACAAGGAAAGAAAAAATTACGTTAATCATTCAGGCGTTGACAACTCTATCTACCACTGGAGTTGTTTTTTTTATATTTGGGTTTTTACTATTTTTAATTATCTTAGGTGGAAGTTCATCAACAACAGCGCCTATAGGGGATGGAACAGTTACTAATAAAAATTTATCTGAAGCAACACTTTCTTTTAAATCATTGGTAGAAAAAGAGGCTACAAAGCAAGGTGTACCAGAATTAGTTCCTTATGTTCTCGCAATCATTGAAGTTGAAAGTCGAGGGGATATCGTAAGTTCTGGAGGAGATATTATGCAGTCTTCAGAGAGTAAATATGGTGGAAAACCAGGAATGATCAGTACGCCTGAAGAAAGTGTAGAAGCGGGTATAGCGCACCTTGTTGGAACTTACAATTCAACTAAACAATTGGGTCAAGATACACTAGCTGCTATCGCTTCTTATAACTTTGGTGGAGAATATAACACCGTTTGGATGGTTAAAAATGGAGAAACAAAATGGTCCTATGAAAGTGCTGAAAAATATTCAGCCTATAAAAGTGGAGGGAAAACATATGACTATAAAAATGCAGTTAGTGTGCCAATAAATGGTGGTTGGAAA encodes:
- a CDS encoding pLS20_p028 family conjugation system transmembrane protein, with amino-acid sequence MNSILYTVLASESSKEALEFLERFKDWIDHADVVMFIVRAVQWGFVKFLFTFASMAEKSVDNILTLGGFLNYGPIATIYNSMKLIALAIIIVMVAIMGLKTMFNMGPKLKETTIRMVIIGCLMVELPALMTMSLDISKSFFEESKSAGSTTVTNNSLSFSIIKENTADLAFAAMGDFAVLEQGNTIIDAPGQSGTVVPEKNMLTEEMFGMVSMVDVITPTDADKLAKASPRAKYLGYKMSFDYNGVQEAVKIENGFFDMFKEGVFRFPANFATINIGLITLGFAYVMALFVLVQNFIELAFKKILFPIVAASDIETGQRTKKFVEDISQSFLAIMLTGLSLRVFTIYYGYISTLGLNWFLFSIASFVGAMVCMNGTNTIAKHFGVDVGVKDGLKGMLMMMAAGKLTKDAVTGAGKGAKNLAGKGIEATEAGFEKAKKSVNDAKTGVDKGAKKLGSEMAQFEERGLSGYATDKKEAMKQAATDKKEEAQEKALETVGKIAKPVKDIKDNFQKGQEDGIVKSVQKNTADNKAEKEDQSKSAREAEVANKGRLAVNNEADGEVSKTGVPSGPIKNKDHLDPNAVKEAKGEEKSISTTVPVKQDNSQKIKEAMNSGSLNKDVEKDNPTLSTSTKPNTDENQATPRSLDGIKTEGVAKVEGAVKAEGELKGQGTVEKSLTTNPTNATTPTKIDADVKTSVQGNGSAGSVNLNFEETKQQQFNSTSSNAATVNQTMNQNETRNVTENMQATTNVANNQTNQVTKNKNNQLNSNVAVHGSGASNLKPRSNSLKGHGNFEVNFDNLFDKEPSE
- a CDS encoding VirD4-like conjugal transfer protein, CD1115 family, yielding MKKKRKLTISEKLKQKRIIRRWALRKKRGYEISGEDLPDEIKGLNRIGLGGAGITFLVAFFVLNYLMTAFVKYRTVLAKTFETKFSMDLFSSNYKKINPFSATNFLNFQFSKLSFFLIILMCIALSIYVYLKLAYRFTKLAHGQKGDNRLALLKELIIQYPGIPDRKEPFEGIGGVPITHYNGKYYIDVDTVNNCYIGVSRSGKGEMFVTVLMDILSRALIKSAMIVNDPKGELYAAAKETLEKRGFEVQVLNILDPMQSMSYNPLQLVIDAWKQGDKATAQMLTNTLTYTLYNDPNAGQNKFFNQAAQRAVNGIILALIEECEKTDEFEKVTMYNAGQMLNELGTTTWTDPETLQEKNALDEYFKALPQGNLAKTQYGTTSFAGEKAKGSILATANEGLNIFQFETLGKMTSTNSFDLKSVGFPKTLKLKFDKSTLNKRMTVKFFSAKKNKVLAVESIKPNLLGLVNLNFNCDLETGDTVRITYKNNGAKQEAVYQVNRVKNQEIGDWQRKVDIRLVASTIDVLEKVEMDYSEKPIAVFMITPDFDESMHVIASIFVKQLYTTLAQNASITRGKKCFRRVQFILDEFGNMPAIEAMDKIMTVCLGRNILFNIIVQSYSQLKGVYGETAADTIKENCQNHIYIMSGNSDTIEEISKKVGNRTVDTETSNVKQMEIENSKNLQANEERILTPERLGTLIEGETVVIRNLHRQDVLRRKIRPFPIFNTKETSMPYRWEFLSEDFDTEKDINSFDIPSEHTYLDLGELSINFEEWLTEDGVEIEIQEEVRKEQTQHRQFSEIKTGILSILNAEAAPGETIKAFMQAIDQENINELKKQASNINNPDVRNRILAYIEELIKIVKAAA
- a CDS encoding VirB4 family type IV secretion system protein; this encodes MNSKQLAELERNNYDLEFIERIQPQGGIRFKERHIEAGDGYYAAVHVYRFPRNVPPFWLTHLTDNSKSITSIDIATANKEEVLSAVNKTLGEFEERTTSERKYTDRNDAMDEFQQLSNFASQVTQGGEIIKIMQIRIFLSADTLEELEKDISELRKKLNGLDYKATPCLFEQKEEWLSLFTSYSKQQKNSISKRPGIEIPSLAVGGGYPFNHQFLMDPWGGHIGTTSTNGPFVFDPYIITEDRASFSAMVLGMMGFGKSTFLKMIEDMLVGRNTIIRGIEKNGDWYNLVQGQDGKIIDLAGGHGIVNPLEVFATVTDKTARFIDELGSYQQNKAKLTAQIRFLNPDMRAIDVLDLGKLVDQFYIKKGMLEEEFMKNRDKIKITGLPHTAYPIMSELAEFINEQLKTDHYQSVTPRKKEELENIQTVINAMAYEYSALFDGHTSLENFDDEQIVFYDIDGISTLSPEIFHCQLFTSLSITWSQAMKNGRKMKNLLFEKKIAPEDVTYFIFLLDECQNIINTNNMFAVDYIVKFIKEMRKFSAAVYFATQSPQEILPEGASSTDVSKIKQVFELCSNKFYLNLDDSVMERMKQVLGNSLTQSEYDSLPRLKKGQVFANLGGKLKYTVDVDPTEEQLERFAGGH
- a CDS encoding lysozyme family protein, producing MKKINSIIRILQGKGTRKEKITLIIQALTTLSTTGVVFFIFGFLLFLIILGGSSSTTAPIGDGTVTNKNLSEATLSFKSLVEKEATKQGVPELVPYVLAIIEVESRGDIVSSGGDIMQSSESKYGGKPGMISTPEESVEAGIAHLVGTYNSTKQLGQDTLAAIASYNFGGEYNTVWMVKNGETKWSYESAEKYSAYKSGGKTYDYKNAVSVPINGGWKYSYGNQFYPLLIKQYLTEGGGSTGGGEYQVPVDNPIITSAYGNRPATGVTPPQFHKGIDFGNPTGTEIKAAMDGEVVIAQHNGMPVDGYGICTVIKHSNGQWTLYAHQSEQFVKVGDTVKKGQVIGKIGSTGQVDGPHLHFEIRTTQNGGEGNVLDPAPLLGL
- a CDS encoding DUF5592 family protein; protein product: MENYNNLRIPRNIKAQIKLYMFFFVDIMIVVGFVLLGYYAQQIVQFTAPVFGLMMATNLIFGIYLCMKPAACPDKRNFQVILQLLVMDTRKYITQHYSSKE
- a CDS encoding type II toxin-antitoxin system Phd/YefM family antitoxin, translated to MQATNFSDFRKDMKKYLDRVTYDFDTVIVTRKDNANVVVISEKEYNNLMENQHVLGSRTNREWLEASREQLEKGKFVEHELLGTEDD
- a CDS encoding Txe/YoeB family addiction module toxin, whose translation is MIKRFSDNAWEDYLYWQTQDKKTLKRINKLIKDIERTPFEGMGKPEPLRFNWAGYWSRRINDVDRIIYSIEEDTINILGCKGHYD